One genomic segment of Zerene cesonia ecotype Mississippi chromosome 27, Zerene_cesonia_1.1, whole genome shotgun sequence includes these proteins:
- the LOC119837467 gene encoding protein mesh: MANFKLAFVCFLALSASVIGQNNVSETERTISEDVIEEVPVNDVEDNSESPIQEDPVEILPESNLQEKSGKYQVLEDELIGDVPNNLEAVDLENVQIERQMAIPSTTSQTNTEYAHIDGRVLPSTSYQNNGQPYVITQQRLRQIRGNFFYWFYDQGGSENIGDYQRDIHTSTPQIHKNFNFQLPFFGFRFNYTRLSMNGYIYFSDPPDHYTYPLSFPVRDWPNVNDPSFIGIFFSKCRIGSQRPEDPDQRRPGVYFRLDRDLQTRTDQLGVEMRERITWDIREGVIGSDTFFPKHAITITWKNMSFAGGIDNSLFVTNTFQMVLATDEVFTYAIFNYLEINWSSHTEAGGDTTTGEGGVPAYIGFNAGNATRSYEYKPYSQASVLRDLTGRGWANGFPGRHIFRIDENILMGTCNKDIDGANLPLMFAPESGNMLGGTIVNITGPCFNPDDRITCRFDTEAVVGAVVDVNRAICVQPRFYHNGYARFEVAINNEPYKWKGKFFVETPATASEKIFFPDNAIHERYPPEIRIKWDRFNLTSNLNVQLQISLWGYKEVTIRPQLEFIDMIEAGVSNTGEYVINPQNFRNRDNIMHNDMQFGFLQINLTTPEVFKGVSISPVLWSRPIPLGWYFAPQWERIHGQRWAQSMCNNWLRTDRFLKNFAAQVWVCPCTLEHALLDKGRFLPDPDCDKDTNPTCRYHWGAIHCVRSASPSPEGSGQECCYDKNGFLMLSYDQMWGSRPQRSHDFGFTPYNEANKVPSLSHWFHDMIPFYQCCMWQEEQAVGCETFRFERRPSQDCVAYQSPGVAGIFGDPHIVTFDDLQYTFNGKGEYVLVRVDHPQLKLDVQGRFEQVARNIYGPVNATHLTSVVSASNNSVPIEVRLRPQHSQWRYRLDVFADGKRIFFDRPALRVQYFPGVTVYQPMYILNQSEIVIMFSSGAGVEVVENKGFMSARVYLPWNFMNQTRGLFGNWSLDVNDDFVRPDGTLATVDLNNFQSAHREFAQHWQLSDREQKDIGVALFKREYGRTAAYFNDDQFVPNFIREPANFLPANRSQDVARAVEICQDSYQCRYDYGMTLNRDMAEFTKNYLASITNIKETNARRVISCGILETPRFGRKSNFFFTPGTRVNFECNQNFILTGDKRRICEDNGRWNLPDYGYTECLRNQEYSQRTLFLTWGIIVAIILPLLLLICLFWFWCYYKPKSEGKEGFRFEDIPRSKSASRLNLRSASMGNITDTMKSSTLRSQDSDKPKLPDTPTEETPIKATVARSAPAPPGEPLDGDTSGIGYTDSNKSDKSDKPSSLKKRRGYDKSYRTNEPLPNAPEVEFPEKPWDLSEEDLLSITSPSDSESNRDSTLTRPAKDIEFLKPRQTGRRNLPSDSGYSTKDSEDPYSPKYEDRFSPISSHYSPTYSEIYSPPISPTSDNSPRNTYNNPGLPEPPKSAPPTEIKTFTLPPQRGKSVETLIDPPTAEMPTFSSRSTMV; this comes from the exons ATGGCTAACTTTAAATTAGcttttgtttgctttttagCTCTAAGTGCTAGTGTAATCGGACAAAACAATGTTAGTGAAACAGAGAGAACTATTAGTGAAGACGTTATCGAAGAAGTGCCTGTTAATGATGTAGAGGACAATTCGGAAAGTCCCATACAAGAAGACCCTGTAGAAATATTACCAGAATCAAATTTACAAGAGAAAAGTGGAAAATATCAAGTGCTTGAAGATGAATTAATAGGAGATGTGCCTAACAATTTAGAAGCTGTTGATTTAGAAAATGTCCAGATTGAGAGGCAAATGGCCATACCGAGCACAACTTCTCAGACGAATACTGAATATG ctcACATCGACGGAAGAGTGTTACCGTCAACCAGCTACCAAAACAATGGGCAGCCCTACGTCATCACGCAGCAGAGGTTACGGCAGATCCGTGGGAATTTCTTCTATTGGTTCTACGATCAAGGGGGTAGTGAAAACATTGGTGACTACCAACGGGATATCCACACGTCTACGCCACAGATTCACAAGAACTTCAACTTTCAATTGCCCTTCTTCGGATTTCGTTTTAACTATACCAGA TTGTCGATGAATGGTTACATATACTTCAGCGATCCCCCAGACCACTACACGTACCCCCTCTCGTTCCCAGTGAGGGATTGGCCCAATGTTAACGACCCCTCCTTCATCGGCATCTTCTTTAGCAAGTGCCGCATTGGCAGCCAGAGGCCAGAGGACCCAGATCAAAGACGTCCAGGTGTTTACTTCAGATTGGATAGGGACTTGcag ACCAGGACAGATCAACTTGGAGTTGAGATGCGAGAGCGTATAACATGGGATATCCGTGAAGGAGTTATAGGTTCGGATACATTCTTCCCTAAACACGCTATTACAATCACATGGAAGAACATGTCTTTCGCTGGAGGTATAGATAATTCACTGTTTGtg ACAAACACTTTCCAAATGGTTTTAGCCACTGATGAAGTGTTTACTTATGCTATATTCAATTATCTTGAAATAAACTGGAGTTCTCATACTGAAGCTGGTGGTGATACTACGACTGGAGAAGGAGGTGTGCCGGCTTAC aTTGGTTTTAACGCTGGTAACGCAACGAGAAGTTACGAATATAAGCCCTACTCTCAAGCTTCTGTTCTAAGAGATTTAACTGGACGAGGCTGGGCTAACGGTTTCCCAGGACGACACATATTCCGAATCGATGAAAACATTCTCATGGGAACGTGTAATAAAGATATAG ACGGCGCAAATTTGCCGCTAATGTTTGCTCCTGAATCTGGCAACATGCTTGGGGGAACAATTGTTAACATAACGGGTCCTTGCTTTAATCCTGATGATAGAATAACGTGCAGATTTGATACCGAAGCAGTTGTGGGTGCTGTGGTAGATGTGAACAGAGCTATATGTGTGCAACCACGGTTTTATCATAATGGATACGCCAGATTTGAAGTGGCTATCAATAACGAACCGTATAAGTGGAAGGGAAAATTCTTTGTTG AAACACCTGCAACAGCCAGTGAGAAAATTTTCTTCCCTGACAATGCGATCCACGAACGATATCCTCcagaaataagaattaaatggGACCGGTTCAATTTAACTTCAAATCTGAATGTACAACTACAGATAAGCTTGTGGGGCTACAAGGAGGTTACTATCAGACCACAACTCGAGTTCATAGACATGATTGAAGCTGGTGTTTCCAACACAGGGGAATATGTGATTAACCCACAGAACTTCCGTAACAGAGATAACATTATGCACAATGATATGCAGTTCGGTTTCCTTCAGATTAATTTAACGACACCTGAGGTGTTCAAAGGGGTTTCTATATCACC GGTGCTTTGGAGTAGACCGATTCCACTTGGTTGGTATTTCGCTCCACAATGGGAGAGGATCCACGGCCAACGATGGGCACAATCCATGTGTAACAACTGGTTGCGAACCGATCGTTTCTTGAAGAACTTCGCTGCTCAAGTTTGGGTGTGTCCATGTACTTTGGAACATGCACTTTTGGATAAGGGAAGATTCTTACCAGACCCCGATTGTGACAAGGACACCAATCCGACTTGCAGATATCACTGGGGCGCAATCCATTGTGTTAGAAGTGCTTCGCCAAG cCCGGAAGGTTCAGGTCAAGAATGCTGCTACGATAAGAATGGTTTCCTAATGTTGTCTTATGATCAAATGTGGGGTTCTCGACCTCAGAGGTCGCACGACTTTGGCTTCACTCCTTACAACGAAGCCAACAAG GTGCCTTCTTTATCTCATTGGTTCCACGATATGATACCGTTTTATCAATGCTGCATGTGGCAGGAGGAACAAGCGGTTGGCTGTGAAACTTtcag ATTCGAACGTCGTCCCTCTCAGGACTGCGTTGCGTACCAGTCACCAGGAGTTGCTGGTATATTCGGAGATCCGCACATTGTTACTTTCGATGATCTGCAATACACGTTCAATGGAAAAG GGGAATACGTGCTGGTGAGGGTTGATCATCCTCAACTGAAATTAGATGTGCAAGGTCGATTCGAACAAGTGGCAAGAAATATATACGGCCCTGTGAATGCTACACATCTTACGTCTGTTGTATCAGCGTCGAATAATTCAGTCCCGATCGAG GTGCGCTTACGGCCTCAACATTCGCAATGGAGATACAGATTGGACGTGTTTGCTGATGGAAAAAGGATTTTCTTCGATCGACCTGCTCTTAGGGTGCAATACTTCCcgg gagTAACTGTCTACCAGCCGATGTACATTCTCAACCAATCTGAAATTGTCATTATGTTCTCTTCTGGTGCTGGAGTAGAAGTCGTGGAAAACAAAGGATTTATGTCAGCTAGAGTATATCTTCCTTGGAACTTTATG AATCAAACGCGAGGTCTATTTGGCAATTGGTCTCTTGATGTAAACGACGACTTCGTACGACCTGACGGAACTTTAGCCACGGTTGACTTAAACAATTTCCAGAGCGCGCATCGAGAGTTTGCTCAGCATT GGCAACTTTCTGATCGAGAGCAAAAGGATATTGGAGTAGCATTGTTCAAGAGGGAGTATGGTCGGACTGCAGCATATTTCAACGATGATCAATTTGTACCTAATTTCATAAGAGAACCAGCAAACTTCTTACCAGCAAATAGATCACAGGACGTTGCAAGAGCCGTAGAAATATGTCAGGATTCATATCAATGTCGCTACGATTATGGTATGACATTGAATAGGGATATGGCTGAATTTACCAAAAACTATTTAGCATCTATT acTAACATTAAGGAGACTAACGCACGGCGAGTTATAAGTTGTGGTATATTAGAAACTCCACGGTTTGGACGGAAGAGTAATTTCTTCTTCACTCCTGGTACAAGG gtGAACTTCGAATGCAACCAAAACTTTATTTTGACTGGCGACAAGCGTCGTATTTGCGAAGACAACGGCAGATGGAACCTTCCTGACTACGGCTATACTGAATGCTTAC GTAACCAGGAGTATTCGCAACGAACATTATTCTTAACCTGGGGCATCATAGTGGCAATTATTCTACCGTTGTTACTGCTCATTTGCCTGTTTTGGTTCTGGTGCTATTACAAGCCAAAGTCAGAAGGCAAAGAGGGCTTCCGCTTCGAGGACATTCCGCGTTCGAAATCCGCATCACGACTTAATCTTAGATCCGCATCAATGGGGAATATCACAGACACAATGAAATCATCCACGTTACGTAGTCAGGACTCTGATAAGCCTAAATTGCCTGATACTCCCACTGAAGAAACCCCAATTAAGGCTACCGTAGCACGGTCAGCACCAGCTCCTCCTGGTGAACCTTTAGACGGTGACACCTCTGGCATAGGCTACACTGATTCTAACAAAAGTGACAAATCCGATAAACCATCCTCTCTGAAAAAACGTCGAGGTTACGACAAAAGTTATAGAACAAATGAGCCATTACCTAACGCCCCAGAGGTCGAATTCCCAGAGAAACCCTGGGATTTATCCGAAGAAGATTTACTCTCAATAACCTCCCCTTCTGATTCTGAATCTAATAGAGATTCTACACTCACACGTCCCGCTAAAGATATAGAATTCTTGAAACCACGTCAAACCGGGCGACGCAATCTTCCCAGTGACTCTGGATACTCGACAAAGGATTCCGAGGACCCATATTCACCAAAATATGAGGATCGTTTCAGTCCCATATCGTCACACTACTCTCCAACTTATTCAGAAATTTACTCACCACCCATCAGTCCTACTTCTGATAACAGTCctagaaatacatataacaatcCTGGCTTGCCAGAACCTCCAAAGAGTGCTCCACCTACTGAAATCAAAACTTTCACTTTACCTCCTCAAAGAGGAAAATCCGTTGAAACCCTGATTGACCCACCAACGGCTGAAATGCCTACATTTAGTAGTCGATCCACTATggtgtaa
- the LOC119837456 gene encoding LARGE xylosyl- and glucuronyltransferase 2-like, giving the protein MNFSSKNVFSCLFLRPWLGVPLGLWIAVSVIYYWWLISRINILETQNIVFKKQLQISQNVMRQISVDTEITYTVPEIPDVAGTICETVHVALVCMGKCTRNITPMLKSLLHHRQNPIHFHIIVDSMSEHTIGTLFDTWDIPDVKYTQYNAQNRLVEVRWIPNSHYSGIYALVKLLFPSILPDSLRQVIVLDSDLTFLCDVAELWSMFRNMTDDQFIGLVENESNWYYDKTKRWPALGRGYNTGVMLLDLHKLRTITDWTLVWHETINENLEQLKQTTLADQDVINAIIKKNPSFVFNISCQYNVQMSMKTLAKNCYGEDVNNVKIIHWNSPSKYSVRIRDAEYFKNIHLSYVNFDGNLLREKLHRCAQNEVVTYKMNHSDLCLSFRAAQRVKLRTHLYYMDYSYSSVDGFDVTLVLQLSMDRLQFLERLVKYWDGPLSAAIYLSDCEVTKLESFIRDWSDTLSFRRNIGYHLVFKHDSVHYPVNYLRNVALENVNTPYVFLMDADFVPMAGLYGHLRAAIKLINPYPQKKCLVVPAFETQRYRASVPRYKAALLGRLARHGAPGGGDVGPFRAREWPRGHRATNYTRWANATAPYEVEWQSDYEPYLVVHRSVPKYDTRFSGFGWNKVSHSVELKAQGYKLAVLPDAFVVHTPHAPSPDITAFRADPHYRICLALLKQEFMEDLKKKYNVTLETPKDSPYMAEAKSLLLHQKND; this is encoded by the exons atgaatttttcatcaaaaaatgttttctccTGTTTATTTCTTCGACCCTGGCTAGGTGTGCCTCTTGGTTTGTGGATAGCTGTTTCCGTTATATATTACTGGTGGTTAATATCAAGGATAAACATATTGGAAACACAAAATATCgtgtttaaaaaacaacttCAAATATCCCAAAATGTGATGCGGCAAATATCTGTGGACACTGAGATAACATATACTGTACCtgag ATTCCAGATGTGGCCGGAACAATCTGTGAAACAGTTCACGTAGCTCTTGTTTGCATGGGGAAGTGTACTAGGAACATCACACCCATGTTGAAATCCCTGCTCCATCATAGACAGAACCCAATACACTTTCACATAATTGTGGACAGCATGTCCGAACATACAATTGGCACTCTATTTGATACTTGGGATATACCTGATG TGAAATACACCCAGTACAATGCCCAAAATCGTCTAGTTGAAGTCCGTTGGATACCCAACAGTCACTACTCAGGGATATATGCTCTAGTCAAACTCCTGTTTCCCAGTATACTGCCCGATAGCCTTAGACAAGTCATAGTGCTCGATTCGGACCTAACATTCCTATGTGATGTAGCAGAACTATGGAGCATGTTTAGAAACATGACTGATGATCAG TTTATAGGTCTAGTGGAAAACGAAAGCAACTGGTACTATGATAAAACGAAACGCTGGCCAGCATTGGGCCGCGGTTACAACACCGGTGTCATGCTATTGGACCTGCACAAGCTAAGAACAATCACGGACTGGACGTTGGTATGGCATGAGACGATCAATGAAAATTTGGAgcaattgaaacaaacaacGTTGGCCGATCAGGATGTGATCAATgcgattataaaaaagaatccaAGCTTTGTTTTCAATATCAGCTGCCAGTACAATGTCCAAATGTCTATGAAGACGCTGGCTAAGAACTGTTATGGTGAAGATGTTAATAATGTTAAG ATAATTCATTGGAACTCTCCCAGTAAGTACAGTGTGAGGATCAGGGATGCTGAGTATTTCAAGAACATTCATCTCTCCTATGTAAATTTCGATGGGAATCTTTTACGGGAAAAATTGCACAGATGTGCACAAAATGAAGTGGTTACTTATAAG atgaACCATTCCGACCTGTGCCTGAGCTTTCGCGCGGCGCAGCGCGTAAAGCTGCGCACACACTTGTACTACATGGACTATAGCTACTCTAGCGTCGATGGTTTCGACGTCACACTGGTGCTGCAGCTGTCTATGGATAGATTGCAGTTTTTGGAGCGGCTCGTCAAATATTGGGATg gtCCGCTCAGTGCTGCGATATACCTATCGGACTGCGAAGTGACAAAACTGGAGAGCTTCATACGAGACTGGTCCGACACGCTCAGCTTCCGACGGAATATCGGATATCATCTCGTGTTTAAGCACGATTCG GTACACTACCCCGTGAACTACCTCCGTAACGTGGCCTTAGAGAACGTGAATACGCCCTACGTGTTCCTAATGGACGCTGACTTTGTGCCCATGGCGGGTTTGTATGGACACTTGAGGGCTGCTATTAAATTGATCAACCCGTATCCGCAGAAAAag TGTCTCGTGGTACCGGCGTTCGAAACGCAGCGTTACCGCGCGTCCGTGCCGCGGTACAAAGCGGCGTTATTGGGGCGGTTGGCGCGCCACGGGGCCCCGGGGGGCGGGGACGTGGGGCCCTTCCGCGCGCGCGAGTGGCCCCGGGGCCACAGGGCCACTAACTACACGCGGTGGGCCAATGCGACCGCTCCGTACGAG GTAGAATGGCAATCGGACTACGAGCCGTACCTAGTTGTGCACCGCTCCGTGCCCAAATACGACACACGGTTCTCTGGATTCGGTTGGAATAAG GTATCCCACAGCGTAGAGCTGAAGGCGCAAGGTTATAAATTGGCGGTGTTGCCCGATGCGTTTGTTGTTCACACTCCACACGCGCCCTCACCGGACATCACCGCGTTTCGCGCCGACCCACACTATCGCAT ATGCTTAGCGCTCCTAAAGCAAGAGTTCATGGAAGatctaaagaaaaaatacaacgTGACATTGGAAACGCCGAAGGACTCGCCCTACATGGCGGAGGCCAAGAGTCTACTCCTCCATCAGAAGAATGACTGA